In Helianthus annuus cultivar XRQ/B chromosome 8, HanXRQr2.0-SUNRISE, whole genome shotgun sequence, a single genomic region encodes these proteins:
- the LOC110871951 gene encoding ankyrin repeat-containing protein At2g01680, whose protein sequence is MDSSSSKSPRFITHQALFSAVRSGDVETIKRIVNEDGDSDGLMGMQNDVGETVVYMAAESDSMEVFDYLIKFCDVESVKIRSKADFNAFHVAAQRGHLGIVNKLLGLWPELCKVCDAKNTSPLYSAAVKDHLDVVNAILDADATCIRIVRKNGKTALHTAARYGKTSMVKTLIERDSGIVAIKDKKGQTALHMAVKGQSTAVVEELLLADHSILNERDKKGNTAIHIATRKCRSEIVTLLLSFTSISVNVINHQQETAMDIADKLNYGPPKLEIMEALTEAGAKHARYVGRIDEEMQLKRTVSDIKHEVHSQLLQNEKTQRRVSGIAKELKKIHREAVQNTINSLTVVAVLFASIAFLAIFNLPGQYWNSGEQAGEAHIAHKAAFRAFCLFNATSLFISLAVVVVQITLVAWDTRAQRQIVSVVNKLMWAAGISTSGAFCSIAFVVVGKRSTWMAITITVVGVPILVGTLVSLCWFAFRQRFRSSGNDSHRRIRRPSGSKSFSWSAYSANISDDESDHEKIYAL, encoded by the exons ATGGactcatcatcatcaaaatcgCCGCGATTTATTACGCATCAGGCGTTgttctcagccgtccgatcgggaGATGTTGAAACGATCAAACGGATTGTAAACGAGGATGGAGATTCCGATGGTTTGATGGGGATGCAAAACGACGTCGGAGAGACGGTGGTGTATATGGCGGCGGAGAGTGATTCGATGGAAGTGTTTGATTACTTGATTAAGTTTTGTGATGTTGAGAGTGTGAAGATAAGGTCTAAAGCTGATTTTAATGCGTTTCATGTTGCTGCTCAACGAGGGCATTTAG GCATTGTTAACAAGCTTTTGGGTTTGTGGCCCGAGCTTTGTAAAGTCTGCGATGCAAAAAACACGAGCCCATTGTACTCAGCAGCCGTGAAGGATCATCTGGATGTCGTGAACGCCATTTTAGATGCAGATGCTACTTGCATAAGGATAGTGAGAAAGAACGGTAAAACTGCATTGCATACAGCAGCCAGATATGGTAAAACAAGTATGGTAAAAACACTTATCGAAAGAGATTCGGGAATTGTGGCGATTAAAGATAAAAAAGGTCAAACCGCACTTCATATGGCTGTTAAAGGGCAGAGTACTGCTGTTGTGGAGGAGTTGTTGCTTGCGGATCACTCGATTTTAAACGAGCGTGACAAGAAGGGTAACACCGCTATTCATATAGCTACTAGGAAATGCCGATCAGAG ATTGTAACCTTGTTGCTGAGCTTCACCTCAATTAGTGTCAATGTAATCAATCATCAACAAGAAACCGCAATGGATATAGCGGATAAGCTGAACTACGGCCCACCGAAGTTAGAAATCATGGAGGCGCTAACTGAAGCGGGTGCGAAACATGCTCGTTACGTTGGCAGAATCGACGAAGAAATGCAACTTAAACGAACCGTTAGCGACATCAAACACGAAGTCCACTCGCAACTCTTACAAAACGAAAAAACACAAAGACGGGTTTCGGGTATTGCTAAAGAACTTAAAAAGATTCATAGAGAAGCGGTTCAAAACACGATTAACTCGTTAACAGTCGTCGCGGTTTTATTCGCATCGATTGCGTTTTTGGCGATTTTCAATCTCCCGGGCCAGTATTGGAACTCGGGTGAACAAGCGGGTGAAGCCCATATAGCCCACAAAGCAGCGTTTCGGGCTTTTTGTCTTTTTAACGCCACATCACTATTCATATCTCTTGCGGTTGTGGTGGTTCAAATCACGTTGGTGGCGTGGGACACGCGGGCCCAGAGACAGATTGTTTCGGTTGTGAATAAGTTAATGTGGGCAGCCGGGATTAGTACAAGTGGCGCGTTTTGTTCGATTGCATTTGTGGTGGTTGGTAAAAGGAGTACTTGGATGGCGATTACGATTACCGTTGTTGGTGTCCCTATTCTTGTGGGGACACTTGTGAGCTTGTGTTGGTTTGCTTTTAGGCAACGGTTTCGGTCTTCTGGTAACGATTCCCATAGGCGGATTAGGAGGCCGAGTGGAAGTAAGTCGTTTTCGTGGTCGGCGTATTCGGCTAATATTtcggatgatgaatctgatcATGAGAAGATATATGCTTTGTGA
- the LOC110871950 gene encoding probable calcium-binding protein CML25 — MGLKNLFNRKTKKNSKNTPQNVVVSRVVRMRIEEELEQVFNKFDVNGDGKISSSELGSMMRSLGHEPTENELQIIINELDGDGFIGLKEFIELNTKDIGSVELLETLKDAFSVFDVDNNGLITADELCNVLGSLGEECSVEECRKMIAGVDRDGDGMINFDEFKVMMMNGGCSRFGVIEE; from the coding sequence ATGGGTTTAAAGAATCTATTCAACCGAAAAACAAAGAAAAACTCAAAAAACACCCCCCAAAACGTCGTCGTTTCACGTGTGGTGCGTATGCGGATCGAAGAAGAGCTAGAACAAGTATTCAACAAATTCGATGTTAACGGCGACGGCAAGATCTCGTCATCCGAACTTGGATCAATGATGAGAAGCCTAGGTCACGAGCCAACAGAAAATGAgttacaaataataataaatgaactTGATGGAGACGGGTTTATCGGTTTGAAAGAGTTCATCGAGTTGAATACCAAAGATATTGGATCCGTTGAGTTGTTGGAGACTTTGAAAGACGCGTTTTCTGTTTTTGATGTCGATAACAACGGGTTGATTACCGCGGATGAGTTGTGTAATGTGTTGGGGAGTTTGGGGGAAGAGTGTAGCGTCGAAGAGTGTAGGAAGATGATCGCGGGTGTTGATCGAGATGGGGATGGTATGATCAACTTTGATGAGTTTAAGGTTATGATGATGAATGGTGGTTGTTCAAGATTTGGTGTGATCGAAGAATGA